One Lytechinus pictus isolate F3 Inbred chromosome 12, Lp3.0, whole genome shotgun sequence genomic region harbors:
- the LOC135156231 gene encoding uncharacterized protein LOC135156231 isoform X1, which yields MMMMMMMMTIAIRTSKPSSRQGKLREQGRDSAKHSNRRTCNILGKMKDLRRYRVHAGGKQRNKKGQPTYHDRREERITLGRYLLNRLMHVDNRCQKGGECLSDILEKQEGKNKGYQQEPKHQQCDNSSWGLLPDLRLLDRFSSKDLGPCRSVHSVQSHSFMQFHSIGVRMFIVDGTSWIVMISGFSTKIAVLGTGI from the exons atgatgatgatgatgatgatgatgacaatagcAATAAGAACATCAAAACCTTCAAGCAGACAAGGCAAGTTAAGGGAGCAAGGAAGAG ATTCTGCTAAGCACTCCAACCGAAGAACGTGTAATATTCTGGGAAAGATGAAGGATTTGAGACGGTACAGAGTTCATGCAGGAGGCAAACAAAGGAACAAGAAAG GTCAGCCGACGTACCATGATAGAAGGGAAGAGAGGATAACATTAGGACGTTATCTGCTGAACCGATTGATGCATGTTGACAACAG ATGTCAAAAGGGAGGAGAATGTTTATCTGATATCTtagaaaagcaagaaggaaaGAATAAAGG GTACCAACAAGAACCCAAACACCAACAATGTGATAACTCCTCTTGGGGATTACTGCCTGACTTGCGGTTATTAGACCGCTTTTCATCTAAAGATTTGGGACCATGTAGGAGTGTGCATAGTGTACAAAGCCATTCATTTATGCAGTTTCACTCCATTG GAGTTCGAATGTTCATTGTTGATGGAACTAGCTGGATTGTGATGATTTCTGGGTTTTCTACGAAG attGCAGTGTTGGGTACCGGAATCTGA
- the LOC135156231 gene encoding uncharacterized protein LOC135156231 isoform X3, protein MMMMMMMMTIAIRTSKPSSRQGKLREQGRGQPTYHDRREERITLGRYLLNRLMHVDNRCQKGGECLSDILEKQEGKNKGYQQEPKHQQCDNSSWGLLPDLRLLDRFSSKDLGPCRSVHSVQSHSFMQFHSIGVRMFIVDGTSWIVMISGFSTKIAVLGTGI, encoded by the exons atgatgatgatgatgatgatgatgacaatagcAATAAGAACATCAAAACCTTCAAGCAGACAAGGCAAGTTAAGGGAGCAAGGAAGAG GTCAGCCGACGTACCATGATAGAAGGGAAGAGAGGATAACATTAGGACGTTATCTGCTGAACCGATTGATGCATGTTGACAACAG ATGTCAAAAGGGAGGAGAATGTTTATCTGATATCTtagaaaagcaagaaggaaaGAATAAAGG GTACCAACAAGAACCCAAACACCAACAATGTGATAACTCCTCTTGGGGATTACTGCCTGACTTGCGGTTATTAGACCGCTTTTCATCTAAAGATTTGGGACCATGTAGGAGTGTGCATAGTGTACAAAGCCATTCATTTATGCAGTTTCACTCCATTG GAGTTCGAATGTTCATTGTTGATGGAACTAGCTGGATTGTGATGATTTCTGGGTTTTCTACGAAG attGCAGTGTTGGGTACCGGAATCTGA
- the LOC135156231 gene encoding uncharacterized protein LOC135156231 isoform X2, translating to MMMMMMMMTIAIRTSKPSSRQDSAKHSNRRTCNILGKMKDLRRYRVHAGGKQRNKKGQPTYHDRREERITLGRYLLNRLMHVDNRCQKGGECLSDILEKQEGKNKGYQQEPKHQQCDNSSWGLLPDLRLLDRFSSKDLGPCRSVHSVQSHSFMQFHSIGVRMFIVDGTSWIVMISGFSTKIAVLGTGI from the exons atgatgatgatgatgatgatgatgacaatagcAATAAGAACATCAAAACCTTCAAGCAGACAAG ATTCTGCTAAGCACTCCAACCGAAGAACGTGTAATATTCTGGGAAAGATGAAGGATTTGAGACGGTACAGAGTTCATGCAGGAGGCAAACAAAGGAACAAGAAAG GTCAGCCGACGTACCATGATAGAAGGGAAGAGAGGATAACATTAGGACGTTATCTGCTGAACCGATTGATGCATGTTGACAACAG ATGTCAAAAGGGAGGAGAATGTTTATCTGATATCTtagaaaagcaagaaggaaaGAATAAAGG GTACCAACAAGAACCCAAACACCAACAATGTGATAACTCCTCTTGGGGATTACTGCCTGACTTGCGGTTATTAGACCGCTTTTCATCTAAAGATTTGGGACCATGTAGGAGTGTGCATAGTGTACAAAGCCATTCATTTATGCAGTTTCACTCCATTG GAGTTCGAATGTTCATTGTTGATGGAACTAGCTGGATTGTGATGATTTCTGGGTTTTCTACGAAG attGCAGTGTTGGGTACCGGAATCTGA